In Longimicrobiaceae bacterium, the genomic stretch GGGGCGGGGGCGCCCCCCCTGGCACTCTGTCCCCCGTCCGCCGCTACAAGTCCAGCGGGTCGGGCTCGGCCCGTCCGCCGCGGTCCTTGCTGAACCAGCGGATCACCATCCACACCAGCATCCCCGCGAGGAGGATCGGGAGGAGCCGGAAGAGGATCGCCACCAGGGCCATGGTGACGCCCAGGAGGAAGAAGACCACCTTGAGGGCTACGACCGCGAGAATGCCCACGGCGAGCCAGGTGAGCAGGGTGCCGAGCAGGTTGTTTTCCTTCATCGTAGATGCTCCTGAGAGTTGATCCGGGGAACGGTGCCTTCCCGCCTGCATCCCTTACGGACGGCGCACGCCCCGAGTTTCAAAACAGCGCGAGGCAGGTGCGCCGGAGCGCGAAGCACCGTATCGTGTCTTCCGGCCGACCAGCCCTCCAACCGCACCCGACGACGCCGTGACCCCCCGACGCTCCACACCCGCCTCCATCGCCGCGCGCCACCCCTTCCGCGCTCCGTCCCGCCGGAGGGAGCGGAGATGACCGGGGCCGCGGTCCGGGTCGGCACGCAGGGGTGGAACTACGACGCCTGGATCGGCGGGTTCTACCCCGAGGGGAGCCGCCCCGCGGAGTACCTGTCCACCTACGCCCGCGCCTTCGACACCGTGGAGGTGGACTCCACCTTCTACGCCGTGCCGCCCGCGAAGACGGTGCGCGGCTGGGCCGAGCGCACGCCGCCGGGCTTCACCCTGGCGCTCAAGCTCCCGCGAGAGGTCACGCACGAGCGGCGCCTGCGCGGCGCGGAGGACGTCGCGGCCGAGTTCTTCGACCGGGCGCGCGAGCTGGAGGGGAAGCTCGGCCCCGTCCTGGTGCAGATGGGGCCCGACTTCCTCCCGGACGAGATCCCCGCCCTCGCCGCCTTCCTCCCCCTGCTCCCCCGCGACCTCCGGGTGGCGGTGGAGCTGCGCAGCCGCCGCTGGGTGGACCGGCGCGTCCTCCCCGGCCTCCTCTCGCTCCTGGCGGCGCACGGCGTGGCGCTGGCGCTCAGCGACGGCCCCTGGGTCCCGCGCGACGTGCTGCTGGCGCTGGCGCTCCGGCCCACGGCGGACTTCCACTACGTCCGGTGGATGGGCCCGG encodes the following:
- a CDS encoding DUF72 domain-containing protein yields the protein MTGAAVRVGTQGWNYDAWIGGFYPEGSRPAEYLSTYARAFDTVEVDSTFYAVPPAKTVRGWAERTPPGFTLALKLPREVTHERRLRGAEDVAAEFFDRARELEGKLGPVLVQMGPDFLPDEIPALAAFLPLLPRDLRVAVELRSRRWVDRRVLPGLLSLLAAHGVALALSDGPWVPRDVLLALALRPTADFHYVRWMGPDRSITDHSHLQADRSEAEDAWAEALRRAAARGTATFAYFSNFWAGHAPGSARAMQRLLGQAPVDPGELGEQTSLF